A genomic stretch from Engraulis encrasicolus isolate BLACKSEA-1 chromosome 10, IST_EnEncr_1.0, whole genome shotgun sequence includes:
- the LOC134457637 gene encoding arrestin domain-containing protein 3-like, which produces MGIESISVDYDAINEKNTFSNGDHISGRVTVHVSSPTKIQSLAIKAKGKAKVRWSEHYGNNTTVTYSDKEKYFSEEKLLLEEGPAGSLELAAGRHVYPFSFQIPDIDMPPSFKGSHGKIRYNLKAILSRSLHVDKKAKTSFTFIAKAYRPDPGLMVPQYGSKDKDVGLSFFASGNISMNISTEKMAYHQGEDVQVKAEIINSSTRKIVPKFYIYQKQSFFAMKRRRVVTKDILKEKGLNPMQSSTSEIMTQNMTIPKELLPSVLNCRIIKVEYRIKAVLHVSMSRDPEIKLPLIILLQEHTKEAELPAYDWSTQKMESPPPAYGWSTQTNGDAMSAYNWPNQNEAAPPAYDWSTNKK; this is translated from the exons ATGGGAATCGAAAGCATCTCTGTTGACTATGATGCAATCAATGAGAAGAATACTTTTTCCAATGGGGATCACATAAGCGGGCGAGTTACTGTTCATGTCTCCAGCCCAACAAAGATCCAGAGCTTGGCCATCAAGGCAAAGGGAAAGGCCAAAGTCCGCTGGAGTGAGCACTACGGCAATAATACCACAGTGACGTACTCTGATAAAGAAAAATACTTTTCTGAGGAGAAACTCTTACTGGAGGAGGGTCCAGCTG GGTCCCTGGAGCTTGCAGCAGGACGGCATGTGTACCCATTCTCATTTCAGATCCCAGACAT AGACATGCCACCGTCTTTCAAAGGTTCGCATGGCAAAATCAGATACAATTTGAAGGCCATACTGAGCAGATCTCTACATGTTGACAAGAAGGCCAAGACAAGCTTCACCTTCATCGCAAAGGCCTATAGGCCAGATCCCGGGCTTATG GTCCCGCAGTATGGGAGCAAAGACAAAGACGTAGGCCTATCATTCTTTGCCTCCGGAAATATTTCCATGAACATTTCTACAGAAAAAATGGCCTATCACCAAG GAGAGGACGTGCAAGTCAAGGCAGAGATCATCAACAGCTCAACACGCAAGATTGTTCCCAAGTTCTACATCTACCAAAAGCAGAGCTTCTTCGCTATGAAACGCAGGCGTGTGGTCACGAAGGACATCCTGAAAGAGAAGGGCCTCAATCCCATGCAATCGTCTACATCAGAAATCATGACACAGAACATGACCATCCCTAAGGAACTGCTCCCCTCCGTCCTCAACTGCCGCATCATCAAGGTGGAGTACAGGATCAAG GCCGTTCTCCATGTGTCCATGTCCAGAGATCCAGAGATCAAACTTCCTCTGATTATACTGCTACAAGAACATACCAAGGAAGCAGAGCTACCAGCATATGATTGGTCTACTCAGAAAATGGAATCTCCTCCACCAGCATATGGTTGGTCCACCCAGACGAATGGAGATGCGATGTCAGCGTATAATTGGCCAAATCAGAATGAAGCAGCTCCACCAGCATATGATTGGTCAACCAATAAGAAGTAG